From the genome of Acidaminococcus sp.:
CGGTCACATCCATAGAAAGCACAAGTCCCTTGTCCTTTGTCCGGCGGCGCAGATACTGCACAAAAGAGGTCAGTGCATCGCGGTCATTTTCATAGATGTTTTCAAAATCCACATTGATCCCGTCAAAACCATGCTTTTCCGCCTGAGCGACAAGCTGCTCAATCACATAGCCCTGAGAATGAGGATCCTGCAGGACTTTATGCGTCAAGTCCGGATCGAAGCTGTTCGTAATAAGCGGCCACACCTGGTACCCCTTCTGGTGAGCCCGCTCCACATAGCCTTCTACAGAATTATCCTGTACGAGGCCGTACTCGCCGATCACCTTGTACCAGACCGGAGATACCACATTGACTCCGGGTACCTTATCCAGCGTTGACAGGTCCACGTTGGGATCATTCTTATGCTGCCAGACGAGACTGATTTTCTGAGGATTTTCCGGTACCTTTTTCTCCGGCACTTCCTTCTTGCCGGCACAACTGGCGCTGCAGGCTATCATAAAAGTAAGAAGCAGTACCCCTGCAAAAGAAAATCGTTTCATTGCTCCTCCCTCTTTTTTACATGAATATAAGCGCCAGTGCCGTCGTGATGATGCCGCAGACACATAAAGAAATCGAACTCATGGCCCCTTGAATCTCACCGATTTCCAGCGCCTTGGTCGTACCCACGGCATGACTGCACGCCCCGATAGCAGCGCCCTCCGCCACAGGATCCGTCACATGAAAGAACCGGGCAAAAAATGGAGCCAGCACAGCGCCTTCGATACCCGTCATTACTACGGACGCTGCCGTAATGCCCGGAATACCTCCGCCGCTTTCCGAAATACCCATGGCAATAGCAGCCGTCACACTTTTCGGCAGCATGGAAGCGGAAAAAACAGCATTCGTCTGAAAGAAATGGCATAAAAACCACGCTGCGGCTATACTAACGAGGCTCCCCATACCACAGCCGATGAGGATGGGCAGGAAATTTTCCCGCAGCACTTCCTTTTGCTGATAAATATTAAGAGCCAGCACGGCCGTCACCGGGCCAAGAAGCAAAGAAATAAGACGGCCGCCCGCCTGGAAATGGCGCAGCGGAATCCCTGTCACGGCCAGGATAATCACAATCATGATGGAGGAAGTGAACACGGGATTGGCAATGAGC
Proteins encoded in this window:
- a CDS encoding glycosyl hydrolase family 18 protein; protein product: MKRFSFAGVLLLTFMIACSASCAGKKEVPEKKVPENPQKISLVWQHKNDPNVDLSTLDKVPGVNVVSPVWYKVIGEYGLVQDNSVEGYVERAHQKGYQVWPLITNSFDPDLTHKVLQDPHSQGYVIEQLVAQAEKHGFDGINVDFENIYENDRDALTSFVQYLRRRTKDKGLVLSMDVTVPSDNPNWSRCYDRKALTKELDYLVLMTYDQYSRLSTVPGPTASFNWDEDRLKATLAKGIPPEKVVLGIPLYMRLWKAEAGSDKYRASTLDMLHADLLNQEKGKLLSWRREWLPEEKMFRCSYEEDGSKYVFWQEDALSLYYKTRLVSRYSLAGTAAWRFGFETPDVWVLLEH
- a CDS encoding LrgB family protein: MLDGLTQSPFFGLTLIFACWVLAVKLQKKTGWLIANPVFTSSIMIVIILAVTGIPLRHFQAGGRLISLLLGPVTAVLALNIYQQKEVLRENFLPILIGCGMGSLVSIAAAWFLCHFFQTNAVFSASMLPKSVTAAIAMGISESGGGIPGITAASVVMTGIEGAVLAPFFARFFHVTDPVAEGAAIGACSHAVGTTKALEIGEIQGAMSSISLCVCGIITTALALIFM